A portion of the Candidatus Acidulodesulfobacterium acidiphilum genome contains these proteins:
- a CDS encoding TIGR00159 family protein, with product MFSLLNNFGWRDILDIIIVAFIIYRVITLIKGTGAFQVLIGLIIVFAIFLFAVIFKLYATEYIFGNFLSSIIIVIIVLFRNEIRRALIEVGKNPFAVAQNKLERVNLVEETSKAVFELASKKIGAIIVFERNVFLGDYLKIGVKLDSIVSKELLISIFTPPSPLHDGAVIIQKGRIAAASCYLPLSTEDNISKKLGTRHRAAIGLSELTDAFSVVVSEETGKISIIRSKKISGVDNIEDLRNGLLKHLKYYEDHGHVFIKSISDLLFGKSVDK from the coding sequence ATGTTTTCTCTCCTGAATAACTTCGGATGGCGCGATATATTAGATATAATTATAGTCGCTTTTATAATATACAGGGTTATCACCCTTATTAAAGGTACCGGAGCATTTCAGGTATTAATAGGGCTTATTATAGTTTTTGCAATTTTTTTGTTTGCGGTAATATTTAAACTTTATGCCACCGAGTATATATTCGGCAATTTTTTAAGTTCGATTATAATAGTAATAATAGTTCTTTTTAGAAACGAGATAAGGCGGGCGCTTATCGAAGTAGGGAAAAATCCTTTTGCGGTCGCCCAGAATAAATTAGAAAGGGTAAACCTTGTAGAAGAAACTTCCAAAGCCGTTTTCGAACTTGCTTCAAAAAAAATAGGCGCTATTATAGTTTTTGAAAGAAACGTGTTTCTTGGAGATTATTTAAAAATAGGGGTTAAATTAGATTCTATCGTGTCTAAAGAGCTTCTTATAAGCATATTTACTCCTCCTTCTCCCCTGCACGACGGCGCCGTTATCATTCAAAAAGGCAGGATTGCAGCCGCTTCCTGTTACCTGCCGCTTTCTACGGAAGATAACATAAGCAAAAAGCTTGGAACAAGACACAGGGCGGCCATTGGTCTTTCTGAACTTACCGATGCTTTTTCCGTCGTAGTTTCGGAAGAAACCGGAAAAATTTCTATTATCAGGTCAAAAAAAATATCGGGAGTCGATAATATAGAAGATTTAAGAAACGGACTTTTAAAACACTTAAAATATTACGAAGACCACGGCCATGTTTTTATAAAGTCGATTTCCGACCTGCTGTTCGGAAAATCGGTCGATAAGTAA
- a CDS encoding phosphoglucosamine mutase encodes MGGRKLFGTDGVRGQANRYPLTSEVALKLGKALVKVLKPNGKGLKIVIGKDTRISGYMLETALSSGICSMGADVYLVGPLATPGVAFITSSMRADAGVVISASHNPFYDNGIKFFDGGGFKFDDEVEKKIEDLFFNFDFDDKGPTGIHIGKAHRIDDAAGRYVIFAKLSFPKYLTLNGLKIVIDCANGANYKAAPEVFAELGAEVILEGVSPDGVNINDGCGSMHPEKLSGSVKKHGADVGLAFDGDGDRVIFCDENGKTLQGDEFLAICALQMKKEGCLKNEGVVTTPMSNVALEILFKKHGIKTIYADVGDRYIMEKMLKDGYNLGGEQSGHIIFLDDINTGDGIISALKLLSVMVKTGTPLSELRKIINPYPQVLFNVDVPYKKNLEELPEVSKKIAYFDEILKDRGRIYVRYSGTQNYLRVLVEGEDACEINSIGSEIKEEIEKGFGIDK; translated from the coding sequence TTGGGAGGCAGAAAATTATTTGGTACCGACGGCGTAAGAGGGCAGGCGAACAGATATCCTTTGACGTCGGAAGTTGCTTTAAAATTAGGCAAAGCGTTGGTTAAAGTTTTAAAACCGAACGGAAAAGGATTGAAAATAGTCATAGGAAAAGATACCAGAATTTCCGGATATATGCTGGAAACGGCTCTTTCTTCCGGCATATGCTCTATGGGAGCCGACGTTTATCTTGTAGGGCCGCTTGCCACGCCCGGAGTAGCGTTTATAACGTCCAGTATGAGGGCGGACGCAGGTGTCGTTATTTCGGCTTCGCATAACCCTTTTTACGATAACGGTATTAAATTTTTTGACGGCGGCGGATTTAAATTCGACGATGAAGTAGAAAAAAAAATAGAAGATTTATTTTTTAATTTTGATTTCGACGATAAAGGTCCGACCGGAATTCATATAGGAAAAGCCCACAGAATAGACGATGCCGCCGGAAGATACGTTATTTTCGCAAAACTCTCTTTTCCTAAATATTTAACTTTAAACGGGTTAAAAATAGTTATAGACTGTGCCAACGGCGCTAATTATAAAGCGGCTCCGGAGGTTTTTGCGGAGCTTGGAGCCGAAGTTATACTCGAAGGCGTAAGTCCGGACGGCGTTAATATTAACGACGGATGCGGTTCCATGCATCCCGAAAAATTAAGCGGTTCGGTAAAAAAACACGGTGCGGACGTAGGTCTGGCTTTCGACGGCGACGGTGACAGGGTAATTTTTTGCGACGAAAACGGAAAAACTTTGCAGGGCGACGAATTCCTTGCAATTTGCGCATTGCAGATGAAAAAAGAAGGGTGTCTTAAAAACGAAGGCGTAGTTACGACGCCTATGTCTAACGTAGCTTTAGAGATATTATTTAAAAAACATGGGATAAAAACTATTTATGCAGACGTAGGCGACAGGTATATTATGGAAAAAATGCTGAAAGACGGCTATAATCTCGGCGGAGAGCAGTCCGGGCATATAATATTTTTAGACGATATTAATACCGGGGACGGCATAATTTCGGCATTAAAACTTCTGTCGGTTATGGTAAAAACGGGTACGCCGCTTTCGGAATTAAGAAAAATAATAAATCCTTATCCCCAAGTACTATTTAACGTCGACGTGCCTTATAAGAAAAACTTAGAAGAACTGCCCGAGGTTTCAAAAAAAATTGCGTATTTCGACGAAATTTTAAAAGACAGAGGAAGAATATACGTGCGTTATTCCGGAACCCAAAATTACTTAAGAGTACTGGTAGAAGGAGAAGACGCCTGCGAAATAAACAGCATAGGCTCAGAAATAAAAGAAGAAATAGAAAAAGGTTTCGGCATAGATAAATAA
- a CDS encoding pyridoxine 5'-phosphate synthase, giving the protein MKLGVNIDHIATLRNARGENFPSPVHAAFVVLEAGASNVTCHLREDRRHIRDNDVRIISELTKRLNLEMSADDKIVQIALDIMPRSATIVPEKRKELTTEGGLDVAGDVKRFKNITESFKFKSIDSIASAFIEPDVRQAEAAKEAGFDFIEIHTGRYAGAATESERMKELKRIKEAVGYALKIGLKVNAGHGLDYKNIFDIALIEGFEEFNIGFSIVSKAVFEGLGRAVEKMLDIIKAADFAKLEKSK; this is encoded by the coding sequence ATGAAATTAGGCGTTAATATAGACCATATTGCGACGCTGAGGAATGCAAGGGGAGAAAATTTTCCTTCTCCCGTACATGCGGCTTTCGTCGTTTTAGAAGCCGGCGCTTCAAACGTCACGTGTCATTTAAGGGAAGACAGAAGGCACATAAGGGATAACGACGTAAGAATCATATCCGAATTGACTAAAAGATTAAATCTGGAAATGTCTGCGGACGACAAAATCGTTCAAATAGCCCTCGATATTATGCCAAGGAGCGCTACCATAGTTCCCGAAAAAAGAAAAGAATTGACGACGGAGGGCGGACTCGACGTGGCAGGCGACGTAAAACGCTTTAAAAATATCACGGAATCTTTTAAGTTCAAATCCATAGACAGCATTGCTTCGGCATTCATAGAACCGGACGTAAGGCAGGCAGAGGCGGCTAAGGAAGCAGGATTCGATTTTATAGAAATACATACCGGAAGATATGCGGGTGCCGCAACGGAATCCGAAAGGATGAAAGAACTAAAAAGAATAAAAGAAGCAGTCGGATATGCTTTAAAAATCGGACTTAAGGTTAATGCGGGTCACGGACTCGATTATAAAAATATATTCGATATTGCATTAATAGAAGGTTTCGAAGAGTTTAACATAGGATTTTCCATCGTATCTAAAGCCGTTTTCGAAGGGCTTGGACGTGCGGTCGAAAAAATGCTCGATATAATAAAAGCGGCAGACTTTGCCAAATTAGAAAAAAGCAAATAA
- the acpS gene encoding holo-[acyl-carrier-protein] synthase, with translation MINGIGIDLISVDKIKKAIEMRGEKFYSRVFSDTESDIIEKIKSRNEKRAFEKAAGYFAAKEAFLKALGKGLFSIPLNKIKILNDESGRPYINLDSGLFDNISAKVSITHDKGFACAVVIL, from the coding sequence ATGATTAACGGAATAGGCATAGATTTAATATCCGTAGATAAAATTAAAAAAGCTATAGAAATGCGAGGCGAAAAATTTTATTCGCGGGTTTTTTCCGACACGGAATCGGATATAATAGAAAAAATAAAAAGCAGAAACGAAAAGAGGGCATTTGAAAAAGCCGCAGGATATTTTGCGGCGAAAGAAGCTTTTTTAAAGGCTTTAGGCAAGGGTCTTTTCTCTATTCCTTTAAATAAAATTAAAATTTTAAACGACGAAAGCGGACGGCCCTATATAAATTTAGATTCCGGCTTGTTTGATAATATTTCGGCTAAAGTAAGTATAACGCACGATAAAGGTTTTGCGTGCGCCGTAGTAATATTGTAA